In Longimicrobium sp., a single window of DNA contains:
- a CDS encoding FAD-dependent monooxygenase: MKVVTIGGGPAGLYFALLMKKADPRHQVTVLERNRPDDTFGWGVVFSDQTLGNLRAADEESYRRITGSFAHWDDIDVHFKGRTITSGGHGFCGIGRKRLLNILQRRCEAEGVELAFETDVEDELALAVAFRADLVLASDGANSRIRMRHAAQFVPDIDLRQCRYVWFGTKRRFDAFTFAFEETPHGWFQAHAYRYDDDTSTFIVETPEPVWRKAGLDRMTQDEATAWCERLFARYLDGHRLMTNAAHLRGSANWLRFPRITCKTWSVWTRVGDREIPLVLIGDAAHTAHFSVGSGTKLALEDAIALSRALRGSVDLREALAQYERERSVEVL; this comes from the coding sequence TTGAAGGTCGTCACCATCGGCGGCGGGCCGGCGGGGCTGTACTTCGCACTGCTGATGAAAAAGGCGGACCCGCGGCACCAGGTCACGGTGCTGGAGCGGAACCGCCCCGACGACACCTTCGGCTGGGGCGTGGTGTTCAGCGACCAGACGCTCGGCAACCTCCGCGCGGCCGACGAGGAGAGCTATCGCCGCATCACCGGCAGCTTCGCCCACTGGGACGACATCGACGTCCACTTCAAGGGCCGCACGATCACCTCCGGCGGCCACGGCTTCTGCGGCATCGGGCGCAAGCGACTGCTGAACATCCTGCAGCGCCGCTGCGAGGCGGAAGGCGTCGAGCTCGCGTTCGAGACCGACGTCGAAGACGAGCTCGCCCTCGCTGTGGCGTTTCGCGCCGACCTCGTGCTCGCGTCGGACGGCGCGAACAGCCGCATTCGCATGCGTCACGCCGCGCAATTCGTCCCGGACATCGACCTGCGGCAGTGCCGCTACGTCTGGTTCGGAACGAAGCGGCGTTTCGACGCCTTCACGTTCGCGTTCGAGGAGACGCCACACGGCTGGTTCCAGGCGCACGCCTACCGCTACGACGACGACACGTCCACGTTCATCGTCGAGACGCCGGAGCCGGTCTGGCGCAAAGCGGGCCTCGACCGCATGACGCAGGACGAGGCGACCGCATGGTGCGAGCGCCTGTTCGCGCGCTACCTCGACGGCCACCGCTTGATGACCAACGCGGCGCACCTGCGCGGCTCGGCGAACTGGCTGCGCTTCCCGCGTATCACGTGCAAGACGTGGTCGGTGTGGACGCGCGTCGGCGACCGCGAAATTCCGCTCGTGCTGATCGGCGATGCCGCGCACACCGCGCACTTCTCGGTGGGGTCGGGCACCAAGCTCGCGCTCGAGGACGCGATCGCGCTATCGCGCGCGCTTCGCGGGTCGGTCGATCTACGCGAGGCGCTGGCGCAATACGAGCGCGAGCGCAGCGTCGAGGTGCT
- a CDS encoding transposase gives MREPYTQLYLHLVWSTWDRMPLIRPDLREPVYGCILDQVRKHRCDAVAIGGIEDHVHLLVRFHPMTRISEMVQHAKGASSHLVTQVLDPGGFFKWQGYYGAFTLSKQQVPHVRDYILRQEEHHLGGTTIDTLERIFHGHARRHMHVPQPTPEPSPHVRPNHPVDMKAVLALDVERRIELVTAIWDSIAADSPTVDTAAMVRHRER, from the coding sequence ATGCGCGAGCCATACACGCAACTGTACCTGCATCTCGTCTGGAGCACGTGGGACCGGATGCCGCTCATCCGGCCCGATCTCCGCGAACCGGTCTATGGGTGCATTCTCGACCAGGTGCGCAAGCATCGGTGCGACGCCGTCGCGATCGGCGGGATCGAGGACCACGTGCACCTGCTCGTGCGCTTCCATCCGATGACGCGGATCTCGGAGATGGTGCAGCACGCGAAGGGAGCCTCGTCGCACCTGGTGACACAGGTGCTCGACCCCGGCGGGTTCTTCAAGTGGCAGGGATACTACGGCGCGTTCACCCTCTCCAAGCAGCAGGTGCCCCACGTTCGCGACTACATCCTCCGCCAGGAGGAGCACCATCTCGGCGGCACCACCATCGACACGCTGGAGAGGATCTTCCACGGCCATGCGCGGAGACACATGCACGTGCCTCAACCGACCCCTGAACCCAGTCCCCACGTCCGACCAAATCATCCCGTCGACATGAAAGCGGTTCTCGCCCTTGATGTCGAGCGGCGGATTGAACTCGTCACCGCGATATGGGACAGCATCGCGGCTGACTCACCGACGGTCGACACGGCCGCGATGGTGCGGCACCGCGAACGCTGA
- a CDS encoding EVE domain-containing protein: MAKHWLMKSEPEVYSISDLRRDGKTFWEGVRNYQARNFMRDDMRPGDPVLFYHSNTEPIGVAGLARVASRGYPDPTARDPESEYFDEKASDDDPRWYMVDVEFAEAFPRVIGLDELRQTSGLEKMLVINKSRLSVQPVTPEEYEIVVRLGRTG; this comes from the coding sequence ATGGCGAAGCACTGGCTGATGAAGAGCGAGCCGGAGGTCTACTCGATCTCCGACCTGCGGCGCGACGGGAAGACGTTCTGGGAGGGCGTGCGCAACTACCAGGCGCGCAACTTCATGCGCGACGACATGCGCCCGGGCGACCCGGTGCTCTTCTACCACAGCAACACCGAGCCGATCGGCGTGGCGGGGCTGGCGCGCGTGGCCTCGCGCGGCTACCCCGACCCCACCGCCCGCGACCCCGAGAGCGAGTACTTCGACGAGAAGGCGTCGGACGACGACCCGCGCTGGTACATGGTCGACGTCGAGTTCGCCGAGGCGTTCCCGCGCGTGATCGGCCTCGACGAGCTGCGCCAGACATCTGGGCTGGAGAAGATGCTGGTGATCAACAAGAGCCGCCTCTCCGTCCAGCCCGTCACCCCCGAGGAGTACGAGATCGTGGTAAGGCTGGGGCGGACGGGGTGA
- a CDS encoding thioesterase domain-containing protein — protein MSTQPAKDPWIQRPRPRPGARLRLLLLPHAGGGASMFRGWADALPPDVEVCPVQLPGREDRIREPAIDRMEPLVLALAGALERWRDLPYAVFGHSNGSVVGFELARHARRTGTPGPVHLFASGRRAPDQPSRLPDVRQLPDKEMIAELSRLGGMPKLVIEHPELMELILPLLRADMALIETYEYREEPPLSIPITGYTGDQDPRVTVDEARGWERHTSGGFQLRVFPGDHFYLLGGDGQVLSTLSADLRAAVSAL, from the coding sequence GTGAGCACGCAACCCGCGAAGGACCCCTGGATCCAACGGCCGCGGCCGCGCCCTGGTGCGCGGCTGCGGCTTCTGCTGCTGCCGCATGCCGGCGGCGGCGCCTCGATGTTCCGCGGCTGGGCCGACGCCCTGCCGCCCGACGTGGAGGTGTGCCCGGTGCAGCTTCCCGGGCGCGAGGACCGCATCCGCGAGCCGGCCATCGACCGGATGGAGCCGCTGGTGCTGGCGCTGGCCGGCGCGCTGGAGCGCTGGCGCGACCTGCCGTACGCGGTGTTCGGCCACAGCAACGGCTCGGTGGTGGGCTTCGAGCTGGCGCGCCACGCGCGGCGCACCGGCACGCCCGGGCCGGTGCACCTGTTCGCCTCCGGCCGCCGCGCGCCCGACCAGCCCTCGCGCCTGCCGGACGTGCGCCAGCTGCCGGACAAGGAGATGATCGCCGAGCTGAGCCGGCTGGGCGGGATGCCGAAGCTGGTGATCGAGCATCCCGAGCTGATGGAGCTCATCCTGCCGCTGCTGCGCGCCGACATGGCGCTGATCGAGACGTACGAGTACCGCGAGGAGCCGCCGCTCTCCATCCCCATCACCGGCTACACGGGCGACCAGGACCCGCGCGTGACGGTGGACGAGGCGCGCGGTTGGGAGCGTCACACCAGCGGCGGCTTCCAACTCCGCGTCTTCCCCGGCGACCACTTCTACCTCCTCGGCGGCGACGGCCAGGTGCTGTCCACCCTCTCCGCCGACCTGCGCGCGGCCGTCTCCGCGCTGTAA